In Oscillatoria acuminata PCC 6304, a single window of DNA contains:
- a CDS encoding CPBP family intramembrane glutamic endopeptidase: protein MTEQIPNDPQLETFTRTQILMGMGVTAIVLFGIAKLWLYFGNVTRLGWDWDGVAIAGGVGLGLAISATSSLVYRLWPGYRRCADFYLQIVLEPLVWPDLVWLGLLPGLSEELLFRGVMLPAVGLNAVGLILSSLCFGVLHLSGLQQWPYMVWATVVGIILGGSALVTGNLFVPITAHIVTNLISSVLWKLGKTGNEGRSLD, encoded by the coding sequence GTGACAGAACAGATTCCGAACGATCCACAACTGGAAACCTTTACCCGCACTCAAATTCTCATGGGGATGGGAGTAACGGCGATCGTCTTGTTTGGGATAGCCAAACTCTGGCTATACTTTGGCAATGTCACGAGACTGGGTTGGGATTGGGATGGCGTGGCGATCGCCGGTGGGGTAGGCTTAGGACTCGCCATCAGCGCCACCAGTTCCCTGGTTTATCGCTTGTGGCCGGGATATCGCCGCTGTGCGGACTTCTATCTACAAATTGTTTTAGAACCCCTAGTCTGGCCGGATTTAGTCTGGTTGGGACTCTTACCGGGACTGAGTGAGGAACTGTTATTTCGCGGGGTGATGCTTCCGGCAGTCGGGTTAAATGCCGTGGGGTTAATCCTCTCCAGTTTATGCTTTGGCGTGTTACATCTCAGTGGACTCCAACAATGGCCCTACATGGTGTGGGCAACGGTAGTCGGTATCATTTTAGGCGGGAGTGCGCTGGTTACCGGGAATTTATTTGTTCCCATCACAGCGCACATTGTGACCAATTTGATTTCCAGTGTGTTGTGGAAACTCGGTAAAACTGGCAACGAAGGGCGATCGCTGGATTAA
- the purN gene encoding phosphoribosylglycinamide formyltransferase, protein MMTLEPPNSESSPSFISPALPPEFMAENPPADRPIRLGIMASGSGSNFEAIAAAISSGQLHSKIQVLIYNNPNAKVLERANRWQVPAVLHNHRDYSSREDLDAKIIETLHEHDVELVVMAGWMRIVTPVLIEAFPDRILNLHPSLLPSFKGGHAVEDALAAGVKISGCTVHLVAPEVDSGKILMQAAVPVFSNDTRESLHARIQVQEHQIYPLAIAIAAAGIHRRSAR, encoded by the coding sequence ATGATGACTTTAGAACCGCCGAACTCCGAGTCTAGCCCTAGTTTTATTTCTCCTGCGTTGCCGCCTGAGTTTATGGCGGAAAATCCTCCTGCCGATCGCCCGATTCGGTTGGGGATTATGGCGTCGGGGAGTGGGAGCAATTTTGAGGCGATCGCTGCTGCAATTTCTAGCGGACAACTCCATTCAAAAATTCAGGTTCTGATTTACAATAACCCCAATGCCAAGGTTTTAGAACGGGCGAATCGATGGCAGGTTCCGGCGGTTTTACATAACCATCGGGATTATTCTAGTCGAGAAGATTTAGATGCAAAAATTATTGAAACGTTGCACGAGCATGATGTAGAATTAGTGGTAATGGCGGGTTGGATGCGGATTGTGACGCCGGTTTTGATTGAGGCGTTTCCTGACCGAATTTTGAACTTGCATCCGAGTTTATTGCCGAGTTTTAAAGGCGGTCATGCGGTGGAAGATGCCCTCGCCGCTGGGGTGAAAATTAGCGGTTGTACGGTGCATTTGGTTGCGCCGGAAGTAGACAGTGGGAAGATTTTAATGCAAGCAGCAGTTCCCGTATTTTCTAATGATACACGAGAGAGTTTACACGCTCGAATTCAGGTCCAGGAACATCAGATTTATCCCCTGGCGATCGCCATAGCTGCTGCGGGTATCCATCGGCGATCGGCCCGGTAG
- a CDS encoding Uma2 family endonuclease produces the protein MEVATLEPFTPVKLTLDLTDEQFFQLCQNNRDLRFERTATGELIIMSPTGGETSNRNIELSYQLQGWSRQNNLGKAFDSNGGFKLPKGGNRSPDASWVAIARWNALTPDQREKFLPLCPDFVVELRSASASLKELQDKMLEYLDNGVRLGWLIDRQNLRVEIYRSGQDVEIIESPKTLSGEDLLLGFVLELGPILY, from the coding sequence ATGGAAGTGGCAACCCTCGAACCCTTTACCCCGGTGAAATTAACTTTAGATTTAACCGATGAGCAGTTTTTTCAACTTTGTCAAAACAACCGCGATTTACGCTTTGAACGGACGGCAACGGGAGAATTAATTATTATGTCACCGACGGGAGGAGAAACTAGCAATCGTAACATCGAACTCTCTTATCAATTACAAGGATGGAGTCGGCAGAATAATTTAGGGAAAGCGTTTGACTCGAATGGGGGTTTTAAATTACCCAAAGGTGGAAATCGTTCCCCCGATGCGTCTTGGGTGGCGATCGCCCGGTGGAATGCCCTAACTCCGGACCAACGCGAGAAATTTCTGCCCCTTTGTCCCGATTTTGTGGTGGAGTTACGTTCTGCTAGTGCTTCTTTGAAAGAGTTACAGGATAAAATGTTAGAATATCTGGACAATGGGGTGCGGTTAGGATGGTTAATTGACCGGCAAAATCTGCGAGTGGAAATTTATCGTTCTGGGCAAGATGTGGAAATTATTGAGTCTCCTAAAACTCTCTCTGGAGAAGATCTGTTACTGGGGTTTGTTTTGGAGTTGGGGCCGATTTTATATTAG
- a CDS encoding GTP-binding protein yields MNRARASIRQAQSFYSQHRRSRQQAMDVKQLAAMQAQLDNLSATLERLDGGMIRIAAFGLVSRGKSTVLNSLMGQKILTTGPIHGVTQWPRSVQWDVGGNLAVELIDTPGLDEVEGQVRSEMARNIARAADLILFVVSGDITRTEYEALCELRRTQKPLILVFNKIDLYPEQDRQAIYRQLQYFASAKQKRKQAAVEIEDDWVEAEETPGDRLPHQEDIVMVAADPAPLQVRVEWPDGRVSYELETPPPQIEELKDKILQVVQEQGRSLLAINALVQAKEAQEELAKASIKSREEQAETLIWRFAQYKAAAVALNPLALFDVLGGAIADLLLIRALARLYGLPMTGYEAGKLWQQILFSSGGVLLSELANGLFMGFGKSAAAIIGASGDVGGMTGYVGAAIAQASVAGFGTYKVGQAAQVYLEQGCTWGPLGANTVIQDILSQVEPNTVLYRLREELQQQLEVKN; encoded by the coding sequence ATGAACCGAGCACGCGCCAGCATTCGGCAGGCGCAGTCGTTTTATTCGCAACATCGGCGATCGCGACAGCAGGCGATGGATGTCAAGCAGCTTGCAGCGATGCAGGCACAACTTGACAATCTGTCAGCCACCCTAGAACGACTTGATGGCGGAATGATTCGCATTGCCGCTTTTGGGTTAGTTAGTCGGGGTAAATCCACGGTGTTGAATAGCTTGATGGGTCAGAAAATCCTGACAACGGGACCGATTCACGGGGTGACCCAATGGCCGCGATCGGTACAATGGGATGTGGGGGGGAATCTGGCGGTGGAGTTGATTGATACGCCAGGATTGGATGAGGTTGAGGGTCAAGTGCGATCGGAGATGGCCCGGAATATTGCACGCGCTGCGGATTTGATTTTATTTGTGGTGTCTGGGGATATTACCCGGACGGAATATGAGGCACTCTGTGAGTTGCGCCGGACTCAGAAGCCGTTGATTTTAGTGTTTAATAAGATAGATTTGTATCCGGAACAGGACCGGCAGGCGATTTATCGACAGTTACAGTATTTTGCCTCAGCCAAGCAGAAGCGGAAACAGGCAGCGGTAGAGATAGAGGATGATTGGGTGGAAGCGGAGGAGACTCCGGGCGATCGCCTGCCGCATCAAGAGGATATTGTCATGGTAGCGGCGGACCCGGCCCCGTTGCAAGTGAGAGTGGAATGGCCCGATGGTCGGGTGTCTTACGAGTTGGAAACGCCACCCCCGCAGATTGAGGAATTGAAAGACAAGATTTTGCAGGTGGTGCAGGAACAAGGGCGATCGCTGTTGGCGATTAATGCCTTGGTGCAAGCGAAAGAGGCGCAGGAAGAGTTAGCGAAAGCGAGTATCAAATCGCGAGAAGAACAGGCGGAGACGTTAATTTGGCGCTTTGCTCAATATAAGGCAGCAGCAGTGGCATTGAATCCGTTGGCGCTGTTTGATGTCTTGGGGGGTGCGATCGCTGACTTGCTGTTAATTCGGGCATTGGCACGGTTGTATGGATTGCCAATGACAGGATATGAGGCGGGTAAGTTATGGCAGCAAATCCTATTTAGCAGTGGCGGGGTATTGCTGAGTGAGTTGGCGAATGGATTGTTTATGGGATTTGGCAAGAGTGCAGCAGCGATTATCGGTGCATCGGGAGATGTAGGGGGGATGACTGGGTATGTCGGCGCGGCGATCGCCCAAGCATCGGTAGCCGGATTTGGAACCTATAAAGTCGGACAAGCAGCACAAGTCTATTTAGAACAAGGCTGTACCTGGGGACCATTAGGCGCAAATACCGTCATTCAGGATATTTTATCCCAAGTCGAACCCAACACTGTTTTATATCGCCTCCGAGAGGAATTGCAGCAACAATTAGAGGTGAAAAATTGA
- a CDS encoding slr1306 family protein — MAVKLQRPILIGGLGLSFGLWAMESLNHSWGEAGEFGVLGAIAVGAGFWLFKKREPATIKPIAAESVTAEMLEQAKTQAELAIAKIEAEAGDAKIIADLRTRLGQLSPDATRNALHLAIAGGKSTGKTTVMQWLQSNWQSQTDKTLTFAEIPALFTVRDAEEGLPLQATAAWKQAIAADVVVFLTSGDLTDSEFQAIQQLTVAAVPVLVAWNKKDQTLPEQQAGILQRAIDRLGLTLNPENVVAISVAPNPVKVRQHQSDGTTVETMEQPEPEATGLMTRLQEMVAKESQQFVIAQSYRQAVALKAEAQQVLNQLRRDRAMPVIEKYQYISAAATFANPVAALDLLATGAVTTQLIVELGEIYQHPFSFDREKAIAAAMGEQLVKLGVVELSTQTISAILKSNAVTYIAGGVVQGISAAYLTRLAGLSLIEYFQAQDVSAESGINLEQLSETLKTVFQQNQRMAFLQGFVKQTVTRFVPESKKSESLTAQVKALQENRIAESVAIPNLEPST; from the coding sequence ATGGCAGTTAAACTGCAACGACCTATTTTAATTGGCGGTTTGGGCTTATCATTTGGCCTATGGGCGATGGAGAGTTTGAATCACTCCTGGGGAGAAGCGGGGGAATTTGGGGTACTCGGCGCGATCGCCGTTGGTGCCGGATTTTGGCTGTTCAAAAAACGGGAACCGGCAACGATTAAACCCATTGCCGCTGAATCAGTCACCGCAGAAATGCTGGAACAAGCCAAAACTCAAGCGGAACTGGCGATCGCCAAAATTGAGGCAGAGGCAGGCGATGCCAAAATCATTGCTGACTTGAGAACTCGCTTAGGACAACTCTCACCAGATGCAACTCGAAATGCACTGCATCTGGCGATCGCAGGAGGTAAAAGTACCGGCAAAACGACAGTAATGCAATGGTTGCAGTCAAACTGGCAGTCACAAACCGATAAAACCCTAACCTTTGCGGAAATTCCTGCCTTGTTTACAGTCCGAGATGCCGAGGAAGGATTGCCGTTACAAGCGACGGCGGCATGGAAACAGGCAATTGCTGCGGATGTAGTGGTATTTTTAACCAGTGGTGACTTAACCGACTCAGAATTTCAAGCCATTCAACAACTCACCGTAGCAGCCGTCCCGGTTTTGGTTGCCTGGAATAAAAAAGACCAGACGTTACCGGAACAACAGGCGGGAATCTTGCAACGGGCGATTGATCGCCTGGGATTGACATTAAATCCTGAGAATGTTGTAGCAATTTCGGTTGCACCCAATCCAGTCAAAGTGCGGCAGCATCAAAGTGATGGGACAACCGTTGAGACAATGGAACAACCGGAACCGGAAGCGACTGGATTAATGACGCGGTTACAGGAAATGGTGGCAAAAGAAAGCCAGCAGTTTGTAATCGCCCAAAGTTACCGGCAGGCAGTCGCCTTAAAAGCGGAAGCACAACAGGTATTAAACCAACTGCGTCGCGATCGGGCCATGCCAGTCATCGAGAAATATCAGTATATTTCCGCTGCGGCAACCTTTGCGAACCCTGTAGCAGCCCTAGATTTGTTAGCCACAGGTGCGGTTACTACGCAATTAATTGTGGAATTAGGGGAAATTTATCAGCATCCTTTTTCCTTTGACCGAGAAAAGGCGATCGCTGCTGCAATGGGGGAACAACTGGTGAAACTGGGAGTGGTGGAACTTTCTACCCAAACCATTTCAGCCATCCTCAAAAGCAACGCCGTCACATACATTGCTGGTGGAGTAGTCCAAGGGATTAGCGCCGCCTATTTAACTCGGTTAGCGGGTTTGAGTCTGATTGAATACTTCCAAGCGCAGGACGTGAGTGCAGAGTCCGGGATTAATTTGGAACAACTGAGTGAAACCTTAAAAACAGTGTTCCAACAGAATCAACGCATGGCATTTTTGCAAGGATTTGTCAAGCAGACGGTCACGCGATTCGTACCCGAATCGAAAAAGTCGGAAAGCCTCACTGCACAAGTGAAGGCTTTGCAGGAGAATAGAATAGCAGAGAGTGTAGCGATTCCGAACCTTGAGCCAAGCACCTAA
- a CDS encoding metallothionein, giving the protein MTTVTQMKCACESCLCVVPTDKAVMKDGKPYCSDACANGHVDGTGCGHSGCDCHS; this is encoded by the coding sequence ATGACGACCGTAACTCAAATGAAATGCGCCTGTGAATCCTGCCTCTGCGTGGTTCCGACTGATAAAGCCGTGATGAAAGATGGCAAGCCCTACTGTTCTGATGCCTGTGCCAATGGTCATGTGGATGGAACAGGGTGTGGACACTCCGGTTGTGACTGTCACTCCTAA
- the rpsD gene encoding 30S ribosomal protein S4, whose amino-acid sequence MSRYRGPRLRIVRRLGELPGLSRKTPKRAYPPGQHGQARKKRSEYAVRLEEKQKLRFNYGLSEKQLLRYVRRARRVTGSTGQVLLQLLEMRLDNTIFRMGMAPTIPAARQLVNHGHLTVNGRVVDIPSYNCRPGDQIVVRDREKSRQMVQANLQSPGLANMPSHLEFDKTKLEGKVNGVIEREWIALQINELLVVEYYSRQA is encoded by the coding sequence ATGTCACGATATCGAGGCCCGAGACTGAGAATAGTACGCCGTTTAGGAGAACTGCCCGGATTATCGCGCAAAACTCCTAAGCGCGCCTATCCCCCAGGACAGCACGGGCAAGCCCGCAAAAAGCGCTCGGAATATGCAGTCCGCTTAGAAGAAAAGCAAAAACTGCGCTTTAACTATGGTCTGAGCGAAAAGCAACTGCTGCGCTATGTCCGTCGCGCCCGTCGCGTCACGGGTTCTACGGGTCAAGTGCTGCTACAACTGTTAGAGATGCGTTTGGATAATACCATTTTCCGCATGGGAATGGCACCCACGATTCCAGCCGCACGGCAATTGGTCAACCACGGCCACCTTACGGTTAATGGTCGGGTTGTTGATATTCCCAGTTACAATTGCCGTCCCGGAGACCAAATTGTTGTCAGAGATCGGGAAAAATCTCGCCAGATGGTCCAAGCTAACTTGCAATCTCCTGGATTAGCCAATATGCCCAGCCATTTAGAGTTTGACAAAACCAAACTAGAAGGCAAGGTCAATGGAGTTATTGAGCGGGAATGGATCGCGCTACAAATTAATGAGCTCCTGGTGGTTGAATACTATTCTCGACAAGCCTAA